A single Montipora foliosa isolate CH-2021 chromosome 7, ASM3666993v2, whole genome shotgun sequence DNA region contains:
- the LOC138011877 gene encoding microfibril-associated glycoprotein 4-like — MIRFMIIFSCSSLLFLTALAVKGNRSSPQPNQSLSSLTASSKCHNVHFNNYYSVPGKDDIKAQLSRIENRLEYIERKINSLNIKNNTRGSTKKNCAELYKSGYKISGVYTIDPDGSDAFDVYCDQKTAGGGWTVFQKRLDGSVDFIRGWSDYKRGFGNLNGEFWLGLDKIYRLTKTNSRLRVELEDMKGRTAYAEYDFFAVSSERTNYKLALGTYSGTAGDSLSYHRGAAFSTKDRDNDNYPKSCSVHYKGAAWWFNSCVRASLNGIYYHGNHPSGSAWSGINWYKWKGYDYSAKRSEMKIRPNDF, encoded by the exons ATGATTCGTTTCATGATAATATTCTCATGTTCCAGTTTGCTGTTTCTAACAGCATTAGCCGTAAAGGGAAACCGCTCTTCGCCACAGCCAAACCAATCCCTGTCTAGTCTCACTGCATCATCAAAGTGCCACAACGTTCACTTTAACAACTATTACTCCGTCCCGGGCAAGGATGATATCAAAGCTCAGCTTTCTAGGATAGAAAACAGACTGGAATACATCGAGAGAAAAATCAACTCTTTGAATATCAAAAACAATACCCGTGGATCAA cCAAGAAAAACTGCGCTGAGCTTTACAAGTCTGGGTACAAAATCAGCGGTGTGTACACAATCGATCCAGATGGTTCTGATGCCTTCGACGTCTATTGTGATCAAAAAACCGCTGGGGGAGGGTGGACAGTGTTCCAGAAGAGACTTGACGGATCAGTTGATTTCATTCGAGGGTGGAGTGACTACAAGCGCGGCTTTGGTAACTTGAATGGCGAGTTTTGGCTCGGATTGGACAAGATTTATCGCttgaccaaaacaaacagcagACTTCGTGTGGAACTCGAAGACATGAAAGGAAGAACTGCTTATGCTGAATACGACTTTTTCGCTGTATCAAGTGAGAGAACCAACTACAAATTAGCCCTCGGAACTTATTCCG GGACTGCTGGTGATTCGTTAAGCTACCACCGCGGTGCAGCGTTTTCCACGAAAGATCGTGACAATGATAATTACCCTAAAAGCTGTTCTGTTCATTACAAAGGGGCTGCCTGGTGGTTCAACTCTTGCGTTAGGGCTTCCTTGAATGGGATCTACTACCATGGTAATCACCCTTCTGGATCCGCTTGGTCCGGTATTAACTGGTACAAATGGAAGGGCTACGACTACTCAGCCAAAAGGTCTGAAATGAAGATCAGACCAAATGATTTTTAA